One stretch of Pedobacter riviphilus DNA includes these proteins:
- a CDS encoding exo-beta-1,4-galactosidase translates to MQIQVNRVFKVLIGIAFVLLSITQIHAQSISLAGKWRFKIDAKDEGIKGKWYSTILPESVNLPGSMAENLKGDDITLKTKWTGSIYDSSYFFHPRLEKYRKPDSLKIPFWLTPAKHYTGAAWYQKDIEIPANWKGKRLVLSLEYPHSETKVWVDDIEIGTQYTFVVAQNFELPANLKAGKHTVTLLIDNRIKAINVGQDSHSLTDHTQGNWNGVVGKMELVAGSPVYFEDIQVYPNLKNKSAKIKIQLKANTNQSSAGKVTLAATTFNTTNLLQVKPVTVAYQITNGDGALEINLPMGDKIATWDEFDPALYRLTATLLSKDGQKDEKKVQFGMREFKAVGRTFEINGRPVFLRGTVNNCEFPLTGYPSMDVAAWVRIFKISKAHGLNHMRFHSFCPPEAAFIAADQIGFYLQPEGPSWANHGSSIGDRKPIDQFIYDETNRMTKNYGNYASFCMMAYGNEPRGRQVEYLTKFNNYWKAKDSRRLYTGASVGGSWPVIPNNEYMVRAGARGLDWGRKPESISTYAKQIEQFTVPFVAHEMGQYCAFPNFDEIKKYIGVYRAKNFEMFQEDLKDHDMADQGHDFLMVSGKLQALCYKNEIEKALRTPNYNGYQLLSLNDYPGQGTALVGVLDAFWDEKGYIAAKEFKRFSNSTVPLLKVSKFVFTNAETLEAAIEVAHFGKAPIENAKLSWTLKDESGANVAKGNFNPKTLAVTNCIAIGEIKFPLNSITKATKLKLEVTVDGTEFANDWSFWVYPAQLPQVKSNVYYCTSLDDKAQAVLAEGGNVFLNAAGKVVKGKEVVQTFLPVFWNTSWFKMRPPHTLGILCDPKHAAFNNFPTDFHSDMQWWEIVNKSQVMNLEDFPSGFKPIIQPIDTWFLNRRLALVFEAKVGKGKLIVSSANLSPDLKDSPAAQQLYFSLQQYMMSDQFNPKYEVAFNTIKDIFESPSKIQFDTFTKDSPDELKVKPKTN, encoded by the coding sequence ATGCAGATACAGGTTAACCGAGTTTTCAAAGTGCTGATAGGCATTGCTTTTGTACTTTTAAGCATTACACAAATACATGCCCAGAGCATCTCGCTTGCTGGCAAGTGGCGTTTCAAAATTGATGCTAAGGATGAAGGAATAAAAGGAAAATGGTATTCCACCATTCTTCCCGAATCAGTTAATCTGCCAGGTTCAATGGCCGAAAACTTAAAGGGCGATGACATTACCCTTAAAACAAAATGGACCGGAAGTATTTATGATAGCTCGTACTTTTTTCACCCCCGTTTAGAAAAATATCGTAAACCCGACAGCTTAAAAATACCTTTCTGGTTAACCCCTGCCAAACATTATACAGGTGCGGCATGGTATCAGAAAGATATTGAAATACCTGCCAATTGGAAGGGTAAGAGGTTGGTGTTATCTTTAGAATATCCTCATTCTGAAACAAAGGTTTGGGTAGATGATATTGAAATCGGGACCCAGTATACCTTTGTGGTTGCGCAAAATTTTGAACTCCCGGCAAATTTAAAAGCAGGGAAACATACGGTTACTTTATTGATTGACAATCGCATCAAAGCGATAAATGTGGGGCAGGATTCGCATAGTTTAACCGATCACACTCAAGGAAACTGGAATGGTGTGGTGGGTAAAATGGAGCTGGTGGCTGGCTCGCCTGTGTATTTTGAAGATATTCAGGTTTATCCCAATTTAAAGAATAAATCTGCTAAGATTAAAATCCAGCTTAAAGCTAATACCAACCAATCATCTGCCGGAAAAGTTACGCTTGCTGCTACAACTTTCAATACCACAAATTTACTTCAGGTTAAGCCTGTAACAGTGGCTTACCAAATTACAAATGGTGATGGTGCTTTGGAAATCAATTTGCCAATGGGCGATAAAATAGCTACCTGGGATGAGTTTGACCCGGCATTGTACCGTTTAACAGCTACTTTACTATCTAAAGATGGCCAAAAAGATGAGAAAAAGGTACAATTCGGCATGCGTGAGTTTAAAGCTGTGGGCAGAACTTTTGAAATTAACGGTCGTCCGGTTTTTTTACGTGGTACGGTTAACAATTGCGAATTTCCGTTAACAGGTTATCCATCAATGGATGTTGCTGCATGGGTACGCATTTTTAAAATTTCAAAGGCTCATGGGTTAAACCACATGCGCTTCCATTCGTTTTGCCCACCAGAAGCTGCTTTTATCGCTGCAGATCAAATCGGCTTTTACCTTCAGCCAGAAGGGCCAAGCTGGGCCAATCATGGTTCATCTATCGGAGATAGAAAACCAATTGATCAGTTTATCTACGACGAAACCAATCGCATGACTAAAAACTATGGCAATTATGCTTCTTTTTGTATGATGGCCTATGGAAATGAACCGCGTGGCAGACAAGTAGAATACCTCACCAAATTCAATAATTACTGGAAAGCTAAAGATTCGAGAAGATTATATACAGGTGCATCAGTTGGTGGTAGCTGGCCGGTTATTCCAAATAACGAATATATGGTTCGGGCTGGTGCAAGAGGTTTAGATTGGGGCAGAAAACCAGAAAGTATTTCCACCTATGCCAAACAGATCGAACAGTTTACGGTTCCTTTTGTAGCGCACGAAATGGGGCAGTATTGTGCCTTTCCTAATTTCGATGAAATAAAAAAATATATAGGTGTTTATCGTGCGAAAAACTTCGAAATGTTCCAGGAGGATCTTAAAGACCACGATATGGCCGATCAAGGGCACGATTTTTTAATGGTTTCGGGTAAATTACAAGCCCTCTGTTATAAAAATGAAATTGAAAAAGCATTACGCACACCGAATTACAACGGCTATCAGTTATTGTCGCTAAATGATTACCCAGGACAAGGAACAGCACTTGTAGGTGTTTTAGATGCCTTCTGGGATGAAAAAGGTTATATCGCGGCTAAAGAATTCAAGCGTTTTTCTAACAGCACTGTACCTCTTTTAAAAGTTTCAAAGTTTGTATTTACCAATGCAGAAACCCTGGAAGCTGCCATAGAGGTGGCACATTTTGGTAAAGCGCCCATCGAAAATGCAAAACTCTCCTGGACCCTCAAAGATGAAAGTGGAGCAAATGTGGCAAAAGGTAATTTCAATCCTAAAACCTTAGCTGTTACCAATTGTATTGCCATCGGAGAAATTAAATTTCCGTTAAATAGTATTACAAAAGCAACAAAATTGAAACTGGAGGTTACCGTTGATGGAACTGAATTTGCCAACGATTGGAGTTTCTGGGTTTACCCTGCACAATTGCCACAGGTTAAAAGCAATGTATACTACTGTACCAGTTTAGATGACAAAGCGCAGGCTGTTTTGGCCGAGGGAGGCAATGTTTTTCTCAATGCAGCAGGCAAAGTGGTAAAAGGGAAAGAAGTAGTGCAAACTTTTCTACCTGTTTTTTGGAATACCTCGTGGTTTAAAATGCGCCCGCCTCATACTTTGGGTATTTTATGTGATCCAAAACATGCTGCTTTTAACAACTTTCCGACCGATTTCCACAGCGATATGCAGTGGTGGGAAATCGTAAACAAATCGCAGGTAATGAACCTTGAAGATTTCCCTTCAGGATTTAAGCCAATTATTCAACCAATTGATACCTGGTTTCTGAACCGCCGTTTGGCACTGGTTTTTGAGGCGAAAGTTGGCAAGGGAAAGTTGATTGTTTCTAGTGCCAATCTCTCGCCCGATTTAAAAGATTCGCCTGCAGCACAACAACTCTATTTCAGTTTGCAGCAATATATGATGTCCGATCAGTTTAATCCAAAGTATGAAGTGGCTTTTAATACCATAAAAGATATTTTTGAAAGCCCTTCGAAAATTCAGTTCGATACCTTTACAAAAGATAGTCCGGATGAGCTAAAAGTAAAACCAAAAACCAATTAA
- a CDS encoding rhamnogalacturonan acetylesterase encodes MKLTKKYLSLTLIGAFVIFSSCIILKQKDKPTLFLIGDSTVKNGKGKGDGALWGWGSFIGGLFNTEKINVENDALGGTSSRTFQTNGLWDAVLAKVKKGDFVMMQFGHNDSSPLDDTARARGTIKGIGTESKEIYNPIKKKQEVVYTYGWYLRKFISDIKAKGATAIVCSPIPRNPVKDNAVVLVNDSYAGWAEEVAKAEKVDFIPLNQIIKDKYAALSATEVKTFFTEKDHTHTNEAGARLNSAAVVEGLRKLKNNKLNSYLK; translated from the coding sequence ATGAAATTAACTAAAAAATATCTAAGCTTAACCCTAATTGGTGCATTCGTCATATTTTCTTCGTGCATAATCCTTAAACAAAAAGATAAACCCACTTTATTCCTCATTGGCGATTCTACGGTTAAAAACGGAAAAGGTAAAGGCGACGGCGCTTTATGGGGCTGGGGAAGTTTTATCGGAGGTTTATTCAACACTGAAAAAATCAATGTAGAAAACGATGCACTTGGTGGTACGAGCAGCCGTACCTTCCAAACCAATGGCTTGTGGGATGCTGTTTTGGCAAAAGTAAAAAAAGGCGATTTTGTGATGATGCAGTTTGGTCATAACGATAGCAGCCCGTTAGATGATACTGCCCGTGCCCGTGGTACCATAAAAGGCATTGGAACGGAAAGCAAGGAAATTTACAACCCGATTAAGAAAAAGCAGGAAGTGGTTTACACTTATGGTTGGTACCTGCGCAAATTTATTAGCGATATTAAAGCCAAAGGTGCAACAGCTATTGTATGCTCGCCGATTCCACGTAATCCGGTTAAAGATAATGCCGTAGTTTTAGTTAACGATAGTTATGCAGGCTGGGCAGAAGAAGTTGCAAAGGCCGAAAAAGTCGATTTTATCCCATTAAACCAGATCATTAAAGATAAATATGCTGCTTTAAGCGCGACTGAGGTAAAGACATTTTTTACAGAAAAAGACCATACACACACCAACGAAGCAGGAGCGAGGTTAAACTCGGCTGCAGTGGTAGAAGGCTTAAGGAAATTAAAAAACAATAAACTGAATAGCTACCTGAAATAA
- a CDS encoding rhamnogalacturonan acetylesterase → MKKYSFILAGMIIIICFFAFIAQHKPALHTIGDSTVRNSNKETWGWGTPIASLFDTTKIHVENNAMAGRSTRTFLSEGRWDKVLETLKLGDFVTMQFGHNDGSAPDTTKAGRRGVLKGTGEETKVLTWPDGKVETVHTYGWYIRKFVRETKAKGATPIVLSMIPRNIFKDGKVVRANNDFGKWAAEVAKEENAYFVDLNKITADKYDALGPDKVKRYFPGDHTHTNLEGAKVNAESVVEGIKELKDCNLKKYLL, encoded by the coding sequence ATGAAAAAATACAGCTTTATCCTGGCGGGAATGATCATTATTATTTGTTTTTTTGCCTTTATCGCTCAACATAAACCTGCGTTGCATACCATTGGCGATTCTACCGTTCGCAATTCGAATAAAGAAACCTGGGGCTGGGGAACGCCTATTGCTTCACTGTTTGATACCACAAAAATTCATGTCGAAAATAATGCCATGGCCGGAAGAAGTACACGAACTTTTTTGTCTGAAGGCAGATGGGATAAGGTATTGGAAACATTAAAGCTGGGCGATTTCGTTACCATGCAGTTCGGGCACAACGACGGAAGCGCACCTGATACCACAAAAGCCGGCAGAAGAGGTGTATTAAAAGGAACCGGTGAAGAAACCAAAGTATTAACCTGGCCCGATGGAAAGGTAGAAACTGTACATACCTATGGCTGGTATATCCGCAAGTTTGTGCGCGAAACCAAAGCAAAAGGCGCTACGCCGATTGTACTTTCGATGATTCCAAGAAACATTTTTAAAGATGGTAAAGTGGTTCGAGCCAATAACGATTTTGGAAAGTGGGCCGCTGAAGTTGCGAAAGAAGAAAATGCTTATTTCGTCGACTTGAATAAAATCACCGCCGATAAATATGATGCGCTGGGGCCAGATAAAGTAAAACGCTATTTCCCCGGCGACCACACCCATACCAATCTGGAAGGTGCAAAAGTTAACGCTGAATCGGTAGTAGAGGGGATTAAGGAACTAAAAGACTGTAATTTGAAAAAGTATCTGCTTTAA
- a CDS encoding rhamnogalacturonan lyase has product MEKLDRGVIAVRQSSNSAYVGWRMLGTDADDIAFNLYRKSGNNETIKLNLDPITKSTNFVDAGVKFDLSNSYFVKPILNGKELDASKSFTLVANSPVQQYLTIPLKTPVGYSPNDVSVGDLDGDGEYEIVLHQTGRSRDNSSNGPTDPPIFQAYKLDGTFLWEINLGKNIREGAHYTQFMVYDLDGDGIAEMVCKTADGTVDGKGKVIGDSTKDWRNPNGKILDGPEFLTVFSGKTGEALATTDYIPARGNIGAWGGRGGNGKNDNTGNRADRFNACVAYLDGIHPSVVMCRGYYGRTVLAAWDWRNGKLTSRWVFDSKDAKNPFSGQGNHNLTVADVDGDGKDEIIYGSMCVDDNGKGLYTTGLRHGDAIHVSDLDPDRPGLEVFGIHEIEEGTKGAGVAVYDAKTGEILWKGSPDEDVGRGVADNIDNTRFGAQMWWSGSNGLYDIKGNRIGDQPRSTNFVIYWDGDLSRELLDANHIDKYNGGRLFTADGAISNNGTKSTPALSADIFGDWREELILRSYDNQSLRVYTTTIPTEHRNYTLMHDPQYRLSIAWQNDGYNQPPHTGFYFGFGMKKAPKPNIVLVEPKKH; this is encoded by the coding sequence ATGGAAAAACTCGACCGGGGTGTAATTGCCGTACGGCAAAGTAGCAATTCTGCTTATGTAGGCTGGCGGATGTTGGGTACTGATGCTGATGACATTGCTTTTAACCTATACCGCAAAAGCGGAAATAACGAAACCATAAAACTCAATCTCGATCCCATTACCAAGAGTACCAATTTTGTAGATGCTGGGGTTAAATTTGATCTTTCGAATAGTTATTTTGTAAAACCAATTTTAAATGGCAAAGAATTGGACGCGAGTAAATCTTTTACATTGGTTGCCAATTCGCCAGTTCAGCAATATTTAACCATTCCTTTAAAAACACCTGTGGGTTATTCACCTAACGATGTTTCTGTAGGCGATTTAGACGGAGATGGCGAATATGAAATTGTACTGCACCAAACAGGGCGGAGCAGGGATAACTCATCGAACGGGCCTACTGATCCCCCAATTTTTCAGGCTTATAAGTTAGATGGAACTTTTTTGTGGGAGATTAACTTAGGAAAAAACATCCGCGAAGGAGCACATTACACACAATTTATGGTGTATGACCTGGATGGCGATGGCATTGCCGAAATGGTATGTAAAACTGCCGATGGAACGGTAGATGGCAAAGGAAAAGTAATTGGCGATTCGACCAAAGATTGGCGCAACCCGAATGGCAAAATATTAGATGGCCCCGAATTTTTAACCGTATTTAGTGGTAAAACCGGAGAGGCATTAGCCACAACAGATTATATTCCTGCCCGTGGCAATATTGGTGCCTGGGGTGGCAGAGGTGGCAATGGCAAAAACGATAATACGGGCAACCGTGCAGATCGCTTTAATGCCTGTGTGGCTTATTTGGATGGCATCCATCCAAGCGTGGTGATGTGCAGGGGCTATTATGGCAGAACGGTTTTAGCAGCCTGGGACTGGCGTAATGGCAAATTAACTTCCAGATGGGTATTTGATAGTAAAGATGCTAAAAATCCATTTTCGGGACAAGGAAACCACAATCTTACGGTTGCAGATGTAGATGGTGATGGAAAAGATGAAATTATTTACGGTTCGATGTGTGTAGATGATAATGGAAAAGGTTTATATACCACAGGATTGAGGCATGGTGATGCCATTCATGTTTCAGATCTTGATCCTGATCGTCCGGGTTTGGAAGTTTTTGGCATACATGAAATAGAAGAAGGTACAAAAGGTGCTGGTGTGGCTGTTTACGATGCCAAAACTGGCGAAATATTATGGAAAGGATCACCTGATGAGGACGTGGGTAGAGGAGTGGCCGATAATATCGACAATACACGTTTCGGTGCGCAGATGTGGTGGTCGGGCTCGAATGGCTTATACGATATTAAAGGCAATAGAATAGGCGATCAGCCAAGATCGACCAATTTTGTAATTTACTGGGACGGCGATTTATCAAGAGAACTTTTAGATGCAAACCATATCGATAAATACAATGGCGGCAGGCTTTTTACGGCTGATGGGGCTATTTCTAACAATGGAACCAAATCTACACCGGCATTAAGTGCCGATATTTTTGGCGATTGGCGTGAAGAACTGATCTTAAGATCGTATGATAACCAAAGTTTACGCGTTTATACCACAACGATACCTACAGAACACCGTAATTATACTTTAATGCACGATCCGCAGTACCGTTTAAGCATCGCCTGGCAAAATGATGGCTACAATCAACCACCACATACGGGTTTCTACTTCGGTTTTGGTATGAAGAAAGCACCTAAACCTAATATTGTACTTGTAGAACCCAAAAAACATTAA
- a CDS encoding carboxypeptidase-like regulatory domain-containing protein, with protein sequence MNFKKYILLSLLSSLTLCGLAQQKTADKQSVKLFFEKSYLQIDRSYYSTGEDVWFSAYLVNGKSSSLTATSNNLYVELLSPKSEVLDRKMIRLDGGLGKGDFKLKDSIPTGWYGIRAYTNWMRNFGDDFVFQKRIYISNNVIENRSYFTRNPAKKADVSNSKKMIAFFPEGGSLVEGLTSIVAFKTNDDAGNGIKATGSIISSKGDTVTTFQSTDVGIGIFAFTPKTDEKYKVEGFYGKEKFSSEMPASLKKGLSLHVTTDSLNIKANISANELMFGELRDKTISLVIKHAGDNIYSGSIKLSKATVSVSIPTKGLPNGIASITLLDDQNRPNCERLIFIQEENKVNFSLSLSKNVYKPREKVVIKVKATNFLGQPAKTAFSLAAVDGLIPDDGNDIVSYLMLQSEVKGDIKNAAQYFDTKNPSRLKQLDLLLLTQGWRDYIWRKLADSAIKISYLPEPGITIKGMVREKLADKPIPNMNITLFGTNFTGNKIFTTKTDQNGRYFLDGLSWYGNQTVKISSKDDKGKKGGWLQIDTLIKPLNLTPLKTISSGISNTLNVEIGKRMDYNRTYKFGDSISLKDIEIKAAQNNKVTLFQDVLTSFGYPEEVFNITAADYSYKGLEHFLLTKAKGSYPAEENDTLGNEGVTFIANGKRVRPIIKVNNREELFTERLDYYSLTMDQINQVKIQHLLNSSGKDVYLISLNLKDEALRGPNLDLLNLNLNGYYAARTFYSPNYSSPATPNKDLRTTIFWSPAVKTNENGEATITYFNGDNKADILIKADGITDKGVAVSAKTTYKVQ encoded by the coding sequence ATGAATTTCAAAAAATACATTTTGCTTAGCCTCCTAAGTTCATTAACACTTTGTGGTTTGGCACAGCAAAAAACTGCAGATAAACAATCGGTTAAACTCTTTTTTGAGAAATCATACCTGCAGATAGACCGTAGTTATTACAGCACCGGTGAGGATGTTTGGTTTAGCGCCTATTTGGTAAATGGAAAAAGCAGCAGTTTAACCGCAACCAGCAATAATTTATATGTTGAGCTGCTTTCACCAAAATCAGAAGTTTTAGACCGGAAAATGATCAGGCTGGATGGTGGACTGGGAAAAGGAGATTTTAAACTAAAAGATTCTATTCCTACTGGTTGGTATGGCATTAGGGCTTACACCAATTGGATGCGGAACTTTGGCGATGATTTTGTTTTTCAAAAAAGGATTTATATCAGCAATAACGTGATCGAAAACAGATCTTATTTTACGCGTAATCCAGCTAAGAAAGCCGATGTTTCCAATTCGAAAAAAATGATAGCATTTTTCCCGGAGGGTGGCTCATTGGTTGAAGGATTGACCAGTATCGTTGCCTTTAAAACTAATGATGATGCTGGGAATGGAATTAAAGCCACAGGTAGCATAATTTCATCAAAAGGCGATACCGTAACTACTTTTCAAAGTACCGATGTGGGGATAGGTATTTTTGCTTTTACGCCTAAAACAGATGAGAAATATAAGGTTGAAGGATTTTATGGCAAAGAAAAATTCTCGTCAGAAATGCCGGCAAGTCTTAAAAAAGGACTTTCATTACATGTTACCACCGATTCTTTAAATATCAAGGCAAATATTAGTGCTAATGAGTTAATGTTCGGTGAGTTGCGGGATAAGACCATTTCGCTTGTCATTAAACATGCAGGCGATAATATTTATTCCGGATCAATTAAATTAAGTAAAGCTACAGTATCAGTGTCTATCCCAACTAAAGGTTTACCGAATGGCATTGCAAGCATAACGTTACTAGATGATCAGAACAGGCCAAATTGTGAACGGCTTATTTTTATACAAGAAGAAAATAAAGTGAACTTCTCGCTTAGCCTAAGTAAAAACGTTTATAAGCCGAGAGAGAAGGTGGTTATTAAAGTAAAAGCGACTAATTTTCTTGGCCAGCCTGCTAAAACTGCATTTTCATTAGCTGCCGTTGATGGGCTTATTCCTGATGATGGAAATGATATTGTTTCGTATTTGATGTTACAATCGGAAGTAAAGGGAGATATTAAAAATGCTGCACAATATTTTGATACTAAAAACCCGTCTCGTTTAAAACAGCTCGACTTATTGTTGCTTACCCAGGGCTGGCGAGATTATATCTGGAGAAAACTGGCCGATTCTGCTATTAAAATAAGTTATTTGCCCGAGCCTGGCATCACAATTAAAGGAATGGTAAGAGAGAAACTGGCTGATAAACCAATCCCGAATATGAATATTACCCTGTTTGGCACCAACTTTACAGGCAATAAAATCTTTACCACGAAAACCGATCAGAATGGGCGCTATTTCCTGGATGGGCTGAGTTGGTATGGCAATCAAACAGTAAAAATTTCATCAAAAGATGATAAAGGGAAAAAAGGTGGCTGGTTACAGATTGATACATTGATTAAACCTTTAAATTTGACACCGTTAAAAACGATATCATCTGGAATTTCGAATACCCTGAATGTAGAAATAGGAAAGCGCATGGATTATAACCGGACTTACAAGTTTGGCGATTCGATCAGCCTTAAAGATATTGAAATTAAGGCGGCCCAAAACAACAAGGTAACGTTGTTTCAGGATGTACTTACGTCATTCGGTTACCCTGAAGAGGTTTTCAATATTACAGCAGCCGATTATTCATATAAAGGATTAGAACATTTTCTATTAACAAAGGCTAAAGGAAGTTATCCGGCAGAAGAAAATGATACGCTGGGCAATGAAGGAGTCACTTTTATTGCCAATGGAAAAAGGGTTAGGCCGATAATAAAAGTAAATAACAGAGAGGAACTCTTTACCGAACGCTTAGATTACTACAGTTTAACCATGGATCAGATTAATCAGGTTAAAATTCAGCATTTGTTAAACAGTAGCGGAAAAGATGTGTACCTGATTAGTCTTAATTTGAAAGATGAAGCTTTGCGCGGACCAAATTTAGATTTACTGAACCTTAATTTAAACGGTTATTATGCCGCAAGGACTTTTTATTCGCCAAATTATAGCAGTCCGGCAACACCAAATAAAGATTTACGCACCACCATTTTCTGGTCACCAGCAGTAAAAACAAACGAAAATGGTGAAGCAACCATCACTTATTTTAATGGAGATAATAAAGCCGATATTTTGATCAAAGCCGATGGAATTACAGATAAAGGAGTGGCCGTATCAGCCAAAACAACCTATAAAGTTCAATAA
- a CDS encoding alpha-L-arabinofuranosidase C-terminal domain-containing protein: protein MKLNYPVKSVFSACLAYASIGIGYITEVQAQTAKVIKVKTDHTIAKVQPNMWGVFFEDINFGADGGIYAELIKNRSFEFAKPLMGWSIQRKKQQEGEILVVNRKEVNTANPRYLQVKKQTDDFELVNEGFKGIGVKKGLRYDFSLMYRQLKPGVKLVLMLKDVNNKIIGQGSLTPDQTGSDWKKQSASFTATETDPKAKFSILFQGNGDIDVDMISLFPGDTWKNRPQGLRADMVQLLADMKPGFIRFPGGCIVEGTDLANRYQWKKTIGPIENRQLIVNRWNMEFANRVAPDYYQSFGLGFFEYFQLAEDIGSDALPILNCGMACQYNSAEVASLDELDPYVQDALDLIEFANGDVTTKWGKMRADLGHPKPFNLKMMGVGNENWGPQYLERLAIFTKAIKAKYPDFKLINSSGTDPQGDRFDLLNTTLRNNNADFIDEHYYRPADWFLKNAGRYDNYPRNGSKVFVGEYAVHANGNITGSNKNNWQSALASASLMTGLERNADVVQMASYAPLFAHIDAWQWAPDMIWVDNLKSYGTPDYYVQKQFSTNKGTDVVSITLDEKNITGQDGLYASAVTDQTKKELIIKITNNSDQAQNIDFDLEGKLKLKSKGINEEIANSNLNQLNSFENPEAVSPQKNTVNLKGKKLNITLKPYSFNVIKIPFNQ from the coding sequence ATGAAACTAAATTACCCTGTAAAAAGTGTGTTTTCTGCATGCCTAGCCTATGCTTCAATTGGAATTGGCTATATTACAGAAGTGCAGGCACAAACTGCAAAAGTGATTAAAGTTAAAACAGACCATACTATTGCCAAGGTGCAACCCAATATGTGGGGTGTGTTTTTCGAGGATATTAACTTTGGTGCCGACGGCGGCATTTATGCCGAGCTGATTAAAAACCGCTCTTTCGAATTTGCCAAACCACTAATGGGCTGGAGTATCCAGCGCAAAAAACAACAGGAAGGCGAAATTTTGGTGGTAAACCGTAAAGAGGTAAATACAGCCAATCCCAGATATTTACAGGTAAAAAAACAAACCGACGATTTTGAGCTTGTAAACGAAGGATTTAAAGGTATTGGCGTAAAAAAAGGATTACGTTACGATTTTTCATTGATGTACCGCCAATTAAAACCAGGTGTAAAACTGGTGTTAATGTTAAAAGATGTGAACAATAAAATCATCGGACAGGGAAGTTTAACCCCTGATCAAACAGGTAGCGACTGGAAAAAACAATCTGCAAGTTTTACCGCTACTGAAACCGATCCAAAAGCTAAATTCTCTATCCTGTTCCAAGGAAATGGAGATATTGATGTGGATATGATTAGCCTTTTCCCTGGCGATACCTGGAAAAACCGTCCGCAAGGATTAAGGGCAGATATGGTGCAGTTATTGGCCGATATGAAACCAGGTTTTATCCGTTTCCCAGGCGGCTGTATTGTAGAAGGAACCGATCTCGCCAACCGGTACCAATGGAAAAAAACCATTGGCCCGATCGAAAACAGGCAGTTGATTGTGAACCGCTGGAATATGGAATTTGCCAACCGCGTTGCACCAGATTATTACCAGAGTTTTGGTTTAGGCTTTTTCGAATATTTCCAACTGGCAGAAGATATAGGTTCAGATGCCCTCCCAATATTAAATTGCGGTATGGCCTGCCAGTACAACTCTGCTGAGGTAGCCTCACTTGATGAACTGGACCCTTATGTACAGGATGCTTTAGACTTAATCGAATTTGCCAATGGCGATGTAACAACCAAATGGGGGAAAATGAGGGCAGATCTTGGCCATCCAAAACCTTTCAATTTAAAAATGATGGGTGTAGGAAACGAAAACTGGGGACCACAGTACCTGGAAAGGCTAGCGATTTTCACTAAAGCCATAAAAGCCAAATATCCTGATTTTAAACTGATCAACAGCTCTGGTACCGATCCCCAAGGCGACCGCTTTGACTTATTGAATACTACTTTAAGAAACAATAATGCAGATTTTATCGATGAACATTATTACCGCCCTGCCGATTGGTTTTTGAAAAATGCCGGCCGCTACGACAATTACCCACGCAACGGTTCGAAGGTTTTTGTAGGCGAATATGCTGTACATGCCAATGGTAATATTACTGGCAGCAATAAGAACAACTGGCAAAGTGCATTGGCATCGGCTTCGTTAATGACTGGACTTGAACGCAACGCAGATGTGGTACAAATGGCCTCTTATGCACCACTCTTTGCCCATATTGATGCCTGGCAATGGGCACCCGATATGATCTGGGTAGATAATTTAAAATCGTATGGTACACCAGATTATTATGTTCAGAAACAGTTTTCTACCAACAAAGGAACTGATGTAGTTTCGATTACGCTTGATGAGAAGAACATCACCGGCCAGGATGGCCTTTATGCTTCTGCTGTAACTGATCAGACGAAAAAAGAACTAATCATTAAAATTACCAATAACTCCGATCAGGCACAAAACATCGATTTCGACCTTGAAGGAAAATTAAAACTAAAAAGTAAAGGTATCAATGAGGAAATAGCGAACAGCAACCTGAA